The following are encoded in a window of Clarias gariepinus isolate MV-2021 ecotype Netherlands chromosome 8, CGAR_prim_01v2, whole genome shotgun sequence genomic DNA:
- the atoh7 gene encoding transcription factor atoh7 — protein sequence MKPRTPACVDLGSECEPRAMEKFQSVVRKRVAANARERKRMQGLNTAFDQLRKVVPQWGQDKKLSKYETLQMALSYIMALNSILTDTSRNSAPHRQWLDLQYEGLQSESYPCIVRYSSSTENQCMYTSFSSHHQNFQVLT from the coding sequence ATGAAGCCACGCACACCAGCCTGTGTGGATTTGGGTTCTGAGTGTGAACCCAGAGCCATGGAGAAGTTTCAGAGTGTTGTACGGAAGAGGGTGGCAGCCAACGCCcgagagaggaagaggatgcAGGGCTTGAATACAGCTTTTGACCAGCTGCGCAAAGTTGTTCCTCAGTGGGGTCAGGACAAGAAACTTTCTAAGTATGAGACCTTGCAGATGGCTCTAAGCTACATCATGGCCCTGAACAGCATCCTGACTGATACCAGTAGAAACAGCGCACCTCACAGGCAATGGCTGGATCTGCAGTATGAAGGCCTGCAGTCAGAGAGCTACCCCTGCATTGTGAGGTACAGCTCATCCACTGAAAACCAGTGCATGTACACCTCCTTCTCCTCCCATCATCAAAATTTCCAAGTCCTAACTTAG